In one Rutidosis leptorrhynchoides isolate AG116_Rl617_1_P2 chromosome 8, CSIRO_AGI_Rlap_v1, whole genome shotgun sequence genomic region, the following are encoded:
- the LOC139862024 gene encoding uncharacterized protein, producing the protein MIDLKLRKVKAAQRAFDEALRSSLERIVTASGPGFGDWQWLLATLPFAFGGLGVYSAGDVRHYAFLASRLQSAGLQTKLLRHTGNPSEVAAPILMKKLADVYFTKVTASAESTFSLSPRQSALWKSQQGDHTSAWLRAVPILGLGQTMNAKTYRCVLCYRLGVPLFSISTACSACSRVFTGDIFGDHAVSCAGMVGIKHRHNIVRDSLVDVCYRSGISARKEVDIGLSGGNDRALRPADVLLYSWNCGRDNQFLSRKSQKKRQEQSFKKVD; encoded by the exons ATGATCGATTTAAAGTTAAGGAAAGTTAAG gcggctcaacgcgctttcgatgaagCCCTTCGATCTtctttggagcgtattgttactgcttcagggcctgggtttggtgattggcagtggctgcttgccaccttgccatttgcatttggagggcttggtgtttattctgcgggagatgttcgtcattatgcttttctggcttctcgattacagtctgctgggttgcagaccaagctcttaCGTCatacgg gtaatccgagtgaggtcgctgccccaatactcatgaagaaattggcagatgtttatttcacaaaggttaccgcttctgcagaatccactttttcgttatctccccgacaatcggccttatggaaatcacagcagggtgatcacacatctgcttggctaagggcagtccctattttggggttgggtcagacgatgaacgcaaagacttaccgatgtgtgttgtgctaccggttaggtgttcctttgttctctatctcgacggcatgctctgcctgttcaagggtttttactggggatattttcggggatcacgccgtgtcttgtgctggtatggtgggtattaagcatcgacataatattgttcgggattcccttgttgatgtttgttatcgatctgggatttcagcgagaaaggaggttgacattgggttgtctggagggaacgacagggccctcagacctgctgatgtgttactttattcctggaattgtggtcgcgat
- the LOC139861537 gene encoding uncharacterized protein isoform X2 yields the protein MEKDVDGDTGMGDCGVGTIVWVRRRNGSWWPGKILGPDELSASHLMSPRSGTPVKLLGREDASVDWYNLEKSKRVKPFRCGEFDDCIEKAEASQGMPPKKREKYARREDAILHALELEKQLLDKKYGKSNGLTTKLLLGNERKHTREISFDNGNSIMDLSLEEKRKGRLSLLDNNPDLHPSYRLRGLQDLGVGGGPVSSSSKYKHSSLATSNGFYKHAAAATDEITDDDRQVVVTTPESKNLLGNRKRSQEEEEEGEELMSKRRDRRRPLVQLLNNKSSSSSTKLSSSTTSHMHHHLLQLHGDDDDSVGEEQRQVTTTTTDPTTTTTTTIVVGNDQGMGIITSDSFNYTETQVEIPTSIVENRVDSFPVVGLSEDNNTSGSNEDTETDSSGTESLISDTSDAMAALSDENIQFIPKASGRSELQTEDESMSDDESGGHCPDDSGDSLQGVPTSVTVSKWQLKGKRNSRSSRYAAAATERKAAGGNNHHHHWMSFKEDDIYNYYGGADSFDRNFGSRQVVGFNSSSSMNWEDLTSQSLKGGGGYWEQQQSIKYHDPPPPLYVDPYFGGGRMMRSMLIDVDVQVQSGYQREHVPMISLMSKLNDKAIVGHPIPIETLEDGSSDIIIVSAAAAAAAADEFQMEASTLQPWRTSRRTSKCRVPRPSTFEEEDEEEEEDDAFEYVVDDESTWGINRSKGGTPRKTTLKKAQRKSTSLCNQKIRTLSSIGGSQQQQQQQQQPSLDLKDQCYDEGEGGVMKPELLPTAVACIPVKLVFSRLHEELVARHQ from the exons atggaGAAGGATGTTGATGGAGATACGGGAATGGGTGATTGTGGTGTTGGAACGATTGTTTGGGTACGAAGGCGAAATGGTTCGTGGTGGCCAGGTAAGATACTGGGCCCTGACGAACTATCTGCTTCTCATCTCATGTCTCCTCGATCTGGAACTCCTGTCAAACTTCTTGGGAGGGAAGATGCCAGTGT GGATTGGTACAACCTGGAGAAGTCGAAGCGAGTTAAACCGTTCCGGTGTGGTGAGTTTGATGATTGCATCGAGAAGGCTGAAGCGTCACAAGGAATGCCTCCAAAGAAAAGAGAGAAATATGCACGCAGGGAAGATGCTATCCTTCATGCTCTTGAACTTGAGAAACAACTGCTGGATAAGAAATATGGCAAGTCTAATGGGTTGACCACTAAGTTACTACTAGGCAATGAACGAAAACACACTCGAGAAATTTCGTTCGACAATGGAAACTCAATAATGGACCTTTCTTTAGAGGAGAAGAGAAAGGGTCGTCTTTCTTTGCTAGACAACAACCCAGATTTACATCCCTCTTATAGATTGAGAGGTTTGCAAGACCTTGGTGTGGGTGGTGgtcctgtttcttcttcttctaagTATAAACATTCATCCCTGGCTACTTCGAATGGTTTTTATAAGCATGCAGCAGCAGCCACTGATGAGATTACTGATGATGACCGTCAGGTTGTTGTAACAACACCAGAAAGTAAAAATTTGTTAGGTAACAGGAAAAGGTcacaggaggaggaggaggagggggAGGAATTAATGAGTAAGAGACGTGATAGGCGTCGCCCTCTTGTTCAACTACTCAACAACAAGAGTAGTAGTAGTAGTACAAAgttatcatcatcaacaacatctCACATGCACCACCACTTGCTGCAGTTACATGGTGATGATGATGACTCTGTAGGGGAGGAGCAGAGACaagttactactactactactgatcctactactactactactactacaatagTAGTAGGTAATGATCAAGGCATGGGAATAATTACAAGTGACAGCTTTAACTATACTGAAACGCAGGTGGAAATCCCAACTTCCATTGTTGAAAATAGAGTTGACTCTTTCCCTGTTGTTGGTCTGAGTGAAGATAACAACACTTCTGGATCTAATGAAGACACAGAGACTGATTCTTCTGGCACTGAATCTTTGATATCAGACACATCTGATGCTATGGCTGCACTCTCAG ATGAAAATATTCAGTTTATACCAAAAGCATCTGGAAGATCAGAATTGCAAACAGAAGACGAGAGTATGAGTGATGATGAGTCAGGAGGACATTGTCCTGATGACAGTGGTGATTCCCTGCAAGGAGTACCAACGAGTGTGACAGTCTCCAAATGGCAACTGAAAGGAAAAAGGAATAGTCGCAGCAGCAGGTATGCAGCAGCAGCAACAGAGAGGAAGGCGGCCGGTggtaacaatcatcatcatcactggATGAGTTTTAAGGAAGATGACATTTATAATTATTATGGTGGTGCTGATTCATTTGACAGAAATTTTGGAAGCCGCCAAGTGGTAGGATTTAACAGCAGCAGTAGCATGAATTGGGAGGATTTGACATCCCAATCTTTGAAAGGAGGAGGAGGATACTGGGAGCAGCAGCAGTCAATCAAGTACCATGATCCTCCTCCTCCTCTATATGTTGATCCTTATTTTGGTGGGGGCAGGATGATGAGATCAATGTTAATCGATGTTGATGTACAAGTTCAATCTGGTTATCAAAGAGAACATGTCCCGATGATTTCCCTCATGAGCAAGTTAAATGACAAGGCAATAGTAGGTCACCCTATCCCAATTGAAACCCTAGAAGATGGTTCATCCGACATCATCATTGTTTCTGCAGCTGCAGCTGCAGCTGCTGCTGATGAGTTTCAAATGGAAGCATCAACACTTCAACCATGGAGGACCTCCAGGAGGACCTCCAAGTGTAGGGTTCCGCGACCATCAACATTTGAGGAAGaggacgaagaagaagaagaagatgatgcctTTGAGTATGTAGTAGATGATGAAAGTacatggggtataaatcgcagcaaagggGGCACGCCTAGAAAGACCACCCTGAAAAAGGCGCAAAGGAAGAGCACTTCACTTTGTAATCAAAAAATAAGAACGCTGTCTTCGATAGGTGGgagtcagcagcagcagcagcaacaacagcaACCAAGTTTGGATTTGAAAGACCAGTGTTATGATGAAGGTGAAGGAGGAGTGATGAAGCCAGAGTTATTGCCTACTGCAGTTGCTTGTATCCCTGTGAAATTAGTATTCAGTAGATTACATGAGGAGTTGGTTGCACGCCATCAATAA
- the LOC139861537 gene encoding uncharacterized protein isoform X1 — MEKDVDGDTGMGDCGVGTIVWVRRRNGSWWPGKILGPDELSASHLMSPRSGTPVKLLGREDASVDWYNLEKSKRVKPFRCGEFDDCIEKAEASQGMPPKKREKYARREDAILHALELEKQLLDKKYGKSNGLTTKLLLGNERKHTREISFDNGNSIMDLSLEEKRKGRLSLLDNNPDLHPSYRLRGLQDLGVGGGPVSSSSKYKHSSLATSNGFYKHAAAATDEITDDDRQVVVTTPESKNLLGNRKRSQEEEEEGEELMSKRRDRRRPLVQLLNNKSSSSSTKLSSSTTSHMHHHLLQLHGDDDDSVGEEQRQVTTTTTDPTTTTTTTIVVGNDQGMGIITSDSFNYTETQVEIPTSIVENRVDSFPVVGLSEDNNTSGSNEDTETDSSGTESLISDTSDAMAALSDEDENIQFIPKASGRSELQTEDESMSDDESGGHCPDDSGDSLQGVPTSVTVSKWQLKGKRNSRSSRYAAAATERKAAGGNNHHHHWMSFKEDDIYNYYGGADSFDRNFGSRQVVGFNSSSSMNWEDLTSQSLKGGGGYWEQQQSIKYHDPPPPLYVDPYFGGGRMMRSMLIDVDVQVQSGYQREHVPMISLMSKLNDKAIVGHPIPIETLEDGSSDIIIVSAAAAAAAADEFQMEASTLQPWRTSRRTSKCRVPRPSTFEEEDEEEEEDDAFEYVVDDESTWGINRSKGGTPRKTTLKKAQRKSTSLCNQKIRTLSSIGGSQQQQQQQQQPSLDLKDQCYDEGEGGVMKPELLPTAVACIPVKLVFSRLHEELVARHQ; from the exons atggaGAAGGATGTTGATGGAGATACGGGAATGGGTGATTGTGGTGTTGGAACGATTGTTTGGGTACGAAGGCGAAATGGTTCGTGGTGGCCAGGTAAGATACTGGGCCCTGACGAACTATCTGCTTCTCATCTCATGTCTCCTCGATCTGGAACTCCTGTCAAACTTCTTGGGAGGGAAGATGCCAGTGT GGATTGGTACAACCTGGAGAAGTCGAAGCGAGTTAAACCGTTCCGGTGTGGTGAGTTTGATGATTGCATCGAGAAGGCTGAAGCGTCACAAGGAATGCCTCCAAAGAAAAGAGAGAAATATGCACGCAGGGAAGATGCTATCCTTCATGCTCTTGAACTTGAGAAACAACTGCTGGATAAGAAATATGGCAAGTCTAATGGGTTGACCACTAAGTTACTACTAGGCAATGAACGAAAACACACTCGAGAAATTTCGTTCGACAATGGAAACTCAATAATGGACCTTTCTTTAGAGGAGAAGAGAAAGGGTCGTCTTTCTTTGCTAGACAACAACCCAGATTTACATCCCTCTTATAGATTGAGAGGTTTGCAAGACCTTGGTGTGGGTGGTGgtcctgtttcttcttcttctaagTATAAACATTCATCCCTGGCTACTTCGAATGGTTTTTATAAGCATGCAGCAGCAGCCACTGATGAGATTACTGATGATGACCGTCAGGTTGTTGTAACAACACCAGAAAGTAAAAATTTGTTAGGTAACAGGAAAAGGTcacaggaggaggaggaggagggggAGGAATTAATGAGTAAGAGACGTGATAGGCGTCGCCCTCTTGTTCAACTACTCAACAACAAGAGTAGTAGTAGTAGTACAAAgttatcatcatcaacaacatctCACATGCACCACCACTTGCTGCAGTTACATGGTGATGATGATGACTCTGTAGGGGAGGAGCAGAGACaagttactactactactactgatcctactactactactactactacaatagTAGTAGGTAATGATCAAGGCATGGGAATAATTACAAGTGACAGCTTTAACTATACTGAAACGCAGGTGGAAATCCCAACTTCCATTGTTGAAAATAGAGTTGACTCTTTCCCTGTTGTTGGTCTGAGTGAAGATAACAACACTTCTGGATCTAATGAAGACACAGAGACTGATTCTTCTGGCACTGAATCTTTGATATCAGACACATCTGATGCTATGGCTGCACTCTCAG ATGAAGATGAAAATATTCAGTTTATACCAAAAGCATCTGGAAGATCAGAATTGCAAACAGAAGACGAGAGTATGAGTGATGATGAGTCAGGAGGACATTGTCCTGATGACAGTGGTGATTCCCTGCAAGGAGTACCAACGAGTGTGACAGTCTCCAAATGGCAACTGAAAGGAAAAAGGAATAGTCGCAGCAGCAGGTATGCAGCAGCAGCAACAGAGAGGAAGGCGGCCGGTggtaacaatcatcatcatcactggATGAGTTTTAAGGAAGATGACATTTATAATTATTATGGTGGTGCTGATTCATTTGACAGAAATTTTGGAAGCCGCCAAGTGGTAGGATTTAACAGCAGCAGTAGCATGAATTGGGAGGATTTGACATCCCAATCTTTGAAAGGAGGAGGAGGATACTGGGAGCAGCAGCAGTCAATCAAGTACCATGATCCTCCTCCTCCTCTATATGTTGATCCTTATTTTGGTGGGGGCAGGATGATGAGATCAATGTTAATCGATGTTGATGTACAAGTTCAATCTGGTTATCAAAGAGAACATGTCCCGATGATTTCCCTCATGAGCAAGTTAAATGACAAGGCAATAGTAGGTCACCCTATCCCAATTGAAACCCTAGAAGATGGTTCATCCGACATCATCATTGTTTCTGCAGCTGCAGCTGCAGCTGCTGCTGATGAGTTTCAAATGGAAGCATCAACACTTCAACCATGGAGGACCTCCAGGAGGACCTCCAAGTGTAGGGTTCCGCGACCATCAACATTTGAGGAAGaggacgaagaagaagaagaagatgatgcctTTGAGTATGTAGTAGATGATGAAAGTacatggggtataaatcgcagcaaagggGGCACGCCTAGAAAGACCACCCTGAAAAAGGCGCAAAGGAAGAGCACTTCACTTTGTAATCAAAAAATAAGAACGCTGTCTTCGATAGGTGGgagtcagcagcagcagcagcaacaacagcaACCAAGTTTGGATTTGAAAGACCAGTGTTATGATGAAGGTGAAGGAGGAGTGATGAAGCCAGAGTTATTGCCTACTGCAGTTGCTTGTATCCCTGTGAAATTAGTATTCAGTAGATTACATGAGGAGTTGGTTGCACGCCATCAATAA